Proteins encoded together in one Acanthochromis polyacanthus isolate Apoly-LR-REF ecotype Palm Island chromosome 12, KAUST_Apoly_ChrSc, whole genome shotgun sequence window:
- the si:ch73-22o12.1 gene encoding poliovirus receptor homolog isoform X3 translates to MGTSGQRVKVEPEVLSYPGQTVNLRCAFTDATGIQLTMVTWIYEPKDGERINIAVFHPSFNPNYPDSPVKGRVSFSQSPPKLQSPSIQISDVRMTDEGKYICEYATYPIGNEQGITYLVMLAKPQNSASVVTVVAGSKPEVVARCESADGRPAAQISWVTTVSGNGTTVSKPGADNLVTVTSEYRMIPTAADNGKDISCVVEHRTQVKAESFPMKLAVQYPPQVTIAGYDNNWYMGRTNVMLTCQASANPVPTSVTWKTMSGSLPDTVQIVGNELKVLKVDEAVNTTFVCEVTNRIGTTKDQITAIVREPPQNPSNVGVVAAAVIGSLLLVLLIGALIAVLITVSRRQKQGYRANGGSDMKARMFGGGKKASKNGTGGGAGSGGVGSGNNNGPIYVCNEGSSYQGLGEKNNHHQPLPIGGRPEVVATTPTAQDILLSNELDDAERRKFDELEEDERYDQFTGGAPILQLRPPHDQDGMIGDYLDDDMESQRDGSVISRTAVYV, encoded by the exons GTCACATGGATCTATGAGCCGAAGGATGGAGAAAGGATCAACATTGCTGTGTTTCACCCCAGCTTCAATCCCAACTACCCTGATTCGCCTGTGAAGGGCAGAGTCAGCTTCTCACAGAGTCCTCCAAAGTTGCAAAGCCCTTCCATCCAGATAAGTGATGTTAGGATGACGGATGAGGGGAAGTACATTTGCGAATATGCGACCTACCCCATTGGGAACGAGCAGGGCATCACTTACCTGGTCATGCTAG CTAAGCCTCAGAACTCGGCCTCCGTCGTGACAGTTGTGGCAGGCAGTAAGCCGGAGGTTGTGGCACGCTGCGAGTCCGCGGATGGCCGCCCTGCCGCCCAGATCTCCTGGGTGACCACAGTCAGTGGAAATGGAACAACAGTGTCTAAGCCAGGGGCCGACAACCTTGTGACGGTGACCAGCGAGTACCGGATGATTCCTACAGCAGCCGACAACGGGAAAGACATTAGCTGCGTGGTGGAACACAGGACCCAGGTCAAAGCTGAGAGTTTCCCTATGAAGCTGGCAGTCCAGT ATCCCCCTCAGGTGACTATCGCTGGCTATGACAATAATTGGTACATGGGCCGAACAAATGTGATGCTCACCTGCCAGGCTTCTGCAAACCCCGTTCCGACCTCTGTCACCTGGAAGAC CATGTCCGGATCGTTACCAGATACGGTGCAAATCGTTGGCAATGAGCTGAAGGTGCTGAAGGTGGACGAAGCTGTGAACACCACTTTTGTCTGTGAAGTCACCAACCGCATAGGGACCACCAAGGACCAGATCACAGCCATAGTCAGAG AGCCCCCACAGAACCCATCCAATGTTGGCGTGGTTGCGGCAGCTGTGATTGGCTCCCTGCTCCTCGTCCTCTTGATCGGCGCTCTCATCGCTGTGCTCATCACCGTTAGCCGTAGGCAGAAGCAGGGATACCGCGCTAATGGCGGCAGCGACATGAAGGCGCGCATGTTTGGTGGGGGCAAGAAGGCCAGCAAGAACGGCACGGGAGGAGGCGCAGGAAGCGGTGGCGTTGGAAGTGGCAACAACAACGGCCCCATCTACGTATGCAACGAAGGCTCCTCCTACCAGGGCCTTGGAGAGAAAAACAACCACCATCAGCCACTCCCCATTGGAGGCCGGCCTGAAGTTGTTGCCACAACGCCCACTGCCCAGGACATCCTGCTCAGCAATGAGTTAGACGATGCAGAGAGGAGGAAGTTTGATGAGCTGGAGGAGGATGAGAGGTACGACCAGTTTACCGGAGGGGCCCCGATCCTCCAGCTTCGCCCGCCGCATGACCAGGACGGTATGATTGGAGACTACCTGGATGATGACATGGAGTCCCAGCGGGATGGCTCTGTCATCTCACGGACTGCAGTTTACGTGTAG